From a single Anaeromicrobium sediminis genomic region:
- a CDS encoding sigma-54 interaction domain-containing protein has product MLNRDFIRQFADVISEGFIFIDSTGSIELYNDKAKSIFGILNNYGISHDSGRIEKGDIVIIADNSLGKDDGYLSKKDLEKIGIKDKKITNGSAFIGVGKYEESDSLYVYEKNAENLEVLNLIEKFHGLDIECEIDFLDKYVNIMVDKIEFKLSYIYAIGHMVVIDPKSRKVKFCQSRGYTAKGESIKALLNGKKFLGKGKSQESFSVVGKNIYDVHESPLIDKFYKAAQGEKISYKNKSIEINGIPTRCSIYPIDYENKRLGAALKVEDTSLIKKIMKERDEAIDNLERMEKVLYKTKDIDDSFSDIIGDSKGMKDVKKLVHKGSQTNSTVLLLGESGTGKSLVAKLIHKNGNRKNNPFIHVNCASIPEKLLESELFGYEAGAFTGAKREGKKGYFQLAEDGTIFLDEIGEMPKVMQSKLLKALQERTFYRVGGAAELEIKARIICATNKDLEDEIKKGTFREDLYYRINVFPIYIPPLRERKDDIYELVRKMLPNICDRLNFNVKKVSSKAMYDLAEYDWPGNIRELENVLERAVNVTEGSIIHEHNLFLRNDKNNNEKEFVVKTLKDHMNEVEKHIIMETLKVYKGDKRKAMEALNIKKTSFYDKLKKYNI; this is encoded by the coding sequence ATGTTAAATAGAGATTTTATTAGACAATTTGCAGATGTTATATCTGAGGGATTTATATTTATAGATTCTACAGGATCAATAGAACTTTATAATGACAAAGCTAAAAGCATATTTGGAATACTTAATAACTATGGCATTAGTCATGATTCTGGAAGAATAGAAAAGGGAGATATAGTAATAATTGCAGATAATTCTCTTGGAAAAGATGATGGCTATTTATCGAAAAAAGATTTAGAAAAGATAGGTATTAAAGATAAAAAAATAACTAATGGAAGTGCTTTTATAGGTGTTGGAAAATATGAAGAAAGTGACTCTCTATATGTTTATGAAAAAAATGCGGAAAATTTAGAAGTATTAAACTTGATAGAAAAATTTCATGGCTTAGATATAGAGTGTGAGATTGATTTTTTAGATAAGTATGTAAATATAATGGTGGATAAGATAGAATTTAAACTATCTTATATCTACGCCATAGGCCATATGGTAGTCATAGATCCTAAAAGCCGCAAAGTAAAGTTCTGCCAAAGTAGAGGTTATACGGCAAAGGGAGAAAGTATAAAGGCTCTTTTAAATGGAAAAAAATTTCTAGGGAAAGGAAAGAGCCAAGAATCCTTTTCTGTGGTAGGTAAAAATATTTATGATGTACATGAATCTCCATTGATAGATAAATTCTATAAAGCAGCTCAAGGAGAAAAAATAAGCTATAAAAATAAATCTATTGAGATAAACGGAATTCCTACTAGATGTAGCATATATCCAATAGACTATGAGAATAAACGATTAGGGGCAGCCCTTAAGGTTGAGGATACATCTCTTATTAAAAAGATAATGAAGGAAAGAGATGAAGCCATAGACAATCTGGAACGAATGGAAAAGGTATTATATAAGACAAAGGATATAGATGATAGTTTTTCAGATATTATTGGCGATAGTAAGGGAATGAAGGATGTAAAGAAATTAGTCCATAAGGGCTCACAAACTAATTCCACAGTTCTTTTACTAGGAGAAAGTGGAACGGGAAAGAGTTTGGTGGCAAAACTGATTCATAAAAATGGAAATAGAAAAAATAATCCCTTTATCCATGTTAACTGTGCTTCTATTCCAGAGAAGTTACTAGAAAGTGAACTCTTTGGATATGAGGCAGGAGCCTTTACTGGAGCTAAGAGGGAAGGGAAAAAGGGATATTTTCAGCTTGCTGAAGATGGAACTATATTTTTAGATGAAATAGGTGAAATGCCAAAGGTTATGCAATCTAAACTATTAAAGGCCCTACAGGAAAGGACCTTTTATAGGGTTGGTGGAGCTGCTGAATTAGAAATCAAGGCTCGTATAATATGTGCTACGAATAAAGATTTAGAAGATGAAATAAAAAAGGGGACCTTTAGGGAGGATCTATATTATAGAATAAATGTGTTTCCCATATATATTCCTCCTCTTAGAGAGAGAAAAGATGATATATATGAGTTAGTTAGAAAAATGTTACCGAATATATGTGATAGATTAAATTTTAATGTTAAAAAGGTATCTTCTAAAGCCATGTATGATCTAGCTGAGTATGATTGGCCAGGTAATATAAGGGAACTTGAAAATGTGTTGGAAAGGGCTGTTAATGTAACAGAGGGAAGTATAATACATGAACATAATCTATTTCTAAGAAATGATAAAAATAATAACGAGAAAGAGTTTGTTGTAAAGACTTTAAAGGACCATATGAATGAAGTAGAAAAGCATATTATAATGGAAACTTTAAAGGTTTATAAGGGTGATAAAAGAAAGGCCATGGAAGCTTTAAATATTAAAAAAACAAGTTTTTATGATAAATTAAAGAAATATAATATCTAG
- a CDS encoding bifunctional folylpolyglutamate synthase/dihydrofolate synthase translates to MKHSEALEYIHSTYKFGSKLGLDNINYLLGLMGNPHEKLKVIHVAGTNGKGSTSNYIATVLKESGYKVGLFTSPYLEEFEERIRINGENIPKDRLGQVTSKVKECVDKMLEAGESHPTEFEVVTAIGFQYFKEEEADFVVLEVGMGGRLDSTNVVKQPLVSVITPIALDHTNFLGNTIEKIAFEKAGIIKAECPVVCYPQEAGAIQVIKDICTEKNSKLYEVDIDKVNIKETNEYGQTFDFLEYEDVNIKMLGAHQCNNAAVAIKVLEILSKDYEVNIDKKHIYEGLKKSVWPGRIEILRNDPTIIIDGAHNYHGIKSLSNLIKNNFKDKNIILGLGILGDKDVEPMVSEIAPLASKIVLTEPNNPRKMKAEDLSEIVKKYCSHIYIEKEIKDAANKVIEISDKEDIILFAGSLYMIGEVRSLLK, encoded by the coding sequence ATGAAGCATAGTGAAGCATTAGAGTATATACATTCAACGTACAAGTTTGGAAGTAAGTTAGGTCTTGATAATATAAATTATTTATTAGGTTTAATGGGAAATCCTCATGAAAAATTAAAGGTAATTCATGTGGCAGGAACTAATGGAAAAGGTTCTACATCTAATTACATAGCTACAGTTTTAAAAGAGAGTGGCTATAAGGTGGGGTTATTTACATCCCCTTATTTAGAAGAATTTGAAGAGAGAATAAGAATTAATGGAGAGAATATTCCAAAGGATAGGCTTGGACAAGTTACTAGTAAGGTTAAAGAGTGTGTAGATAAAATGTTAGAAGCGGGAGAAAGTCATCCTACTGAATTTGAAGTAGTGACGGCTATAGGTTTTCAGTATTTCAAAGAAGAAGAGGCTGATTTTGTAGTCCTTGAAGTAGGTATGGGAGGTAGGCTTGATTCTACTAATGTGGTGAAACAACCACTTGTGTCTGTTATAACTCCAATAGCTCTAGATCATACTAATTTCCTAGGAAATACTATAGAAAAAATTGCCTTTGAAAAGGCTGGAATTATAAAGGCAGAATGTCCAGTTGTTTGCTATCCTCAAGAAGCAGGTGCTATCCAAGTTATAAAAGATATTTGCACAGAGAAAAATTCAAAGTTATATGAAGTAGATATAGATAAAGTGAATATTAAAGAAACCAATGAATATGGACAAACTTTTGATTTCTTAGAGTATGAAGATGTAAATATAAAAATGTTAGGAGCACACCAATGTAATAATGCAGCAGTGGCTATAAAGGTGTTAGAAATACTTAGTAAGGATTATGAAGTTAATATAGATAAAAAGCATATATACGAAGGACTTAAAAAATCTGTTTGGCCAGGTAGAATTGAAATATTGAGAAATGATCCAACTATAATTATAGACGGAGCTCATAACTATCATGGAATAAAAAGTCTTAGCAATTTAATAAAGAATAATTTTAAAGATAAAAATATAATACTAGGATTAGGAATACTAGGAGATAAAGATGTGGAGCCTATGGTTTCTGAAATTGCTCCACTTGCTTCTAAGATAGTTTTAACAGAGCCTAATAATCCAAGAAAGATGAAGGCTGAAGATTTAAGTGAAATAGTAAAGAAATATTGTAGTCATATATATATTGAAAAAGAGATAAAAGATGCGGCTAATAAGGTAATAGAGATAAGTGATAAGGAAGATATAATTTTATTTGCAGGTTCTTTATACATGATAGGGGAAGTACGAAGCCTATTAAAGTAA
- a CDS encoding antibiotic biosynthesis monooxygenase family protein produces MNKGTITEIVEFNIMPGISDEEFIEIVNSLEEGFHKKQKGFIDTELVKGKDRQWIMIQHWESRDSVKESSRLLMREEITNDFRDMIDPKSVRMLILDKIKTWNK; encoded by the coding sequence ATGAACAAAGGAACTATAACGGAGATTGTAGAGTTTAATATTATGCCTGGTATAAGTGATGAGGAGTTTATTGAAATTGTAAATTCCTTAGAAGAGGGGTTTCATAAGAAGCAAAAAGGATTTATTGATACGGAGCTAGTAAAGGGAAAAGACAGACAGTGGATTATGATACAACATTGGGAATCAAGAGATTCTGTTAAAGAATCATCACGACTTTTAATGAGAGAAGAGATAACCAATGACTTTAGGGATATGATAGACCCTAAAAGTGTTAGAATGTTGATTTTAGATAAAATAAAAACATGGAACAAATAA
- a CDS encoding helix-turn-helix domain-containing protein gives MALVNLEKYPVKNHVLKSLIKYFWVMDSHGLINISHKLLPVNNIDMILNLSSSIKYIDLNGKEIICNNSHFSGLRKKHYTIVQRGKGEVIGISFFPQGIYPFLKVPINEFKNKIIDIDLVIKEFTNRLKEKLYNKKTLSDRLSVLEEELINILDFNLLLGKEKNSILNEFNRSMDKLNIKEFCNLYGVNERRLERLFNKHVGVSPKEYHKISRFQYILKMLLEQDYEDLTSLAYEGRYYDQTHFVKEFKSYTGTSPSNFIKEKKSVKEILEYS, from the coding sequence ATGGCTCTTGTGAATCTAGAGAAATATCCAGTTAAAAATCATGTTTTAAAAAGTTTAATTAAATACTTTTGGGTTATGGATAGTCATGGACTTATAAACATAAGTCATAAACTACTACCTGTAAATAATATAGATATGATTTTAAATCTGTCATCTTCTATTAAATATATAGATCTTAATGGTAAAGAAATCATATGTAATAATAGTCATTTTAGTGGACTAAGGAAAAAACACTACACTATAGTTCAGAGAGGAAAGGGAGAGGTTATAGGTATATCATTTTTTCCTCAAGGTATATATCCATTTTTAAAAGTGCCTATAAATGAATTTAAGAATAAGATTATTGATATTGACCTAGTTATAAAAGAATTTACTAATAGATTAAAAGAAAAATTGTATAATAAAAAAACTTTAAGTGACAGGCTTAGTGTGTTAGAAGAAGAATTAATAAATATATTAGATTTTAATTTATTATTAGGAAAAGAGAAAAATAGTATATTAAATGAATTTAATAGATCAATGGATAAATTAAATATAAAAGAGTTTTGTAACTTATATGGAGTAAATGAAAGAAGATTAGAGAGATTGTTTAATAAGCATGTAGGTGTAAGCCCTAAGGAATATCACAAAATTAGTAGATTTCAATATATTTTAAAGATGCTGTTAGAACAGGATTATGAGGATTTAACTTCATTAGCTTATGAAGGTAGATATTATGACCAAACCCACTTTGTAAAGGAATTTAAATCTTATACAGGAACATCACCATCTAATTTTATAAAAGAGAAAAAATCAGTTAAGGAAATATTAGAATATAGTTAA
- a CDS encoding valine--tRNA ligase has translation MERKNLEKTYSPQDFEQRIYDFWMENDYFKAEANDEKEPFTIVLPPPNITGQLHMGHALDHTLQDILIRFKRMQGFEALWLPGTDHASIATEVKVVEKVLKEEGKTKEELGRDEFLRRAWDWKEEFGTRIVKQMKKLGNSCDWSKERFTMDEGCNKAVTEVFIKLYEEGYIYRGNRLINWCPDCKTSLSDAEVEHEEKAGSFWHIKYPVKDSDEFVEIATTRPETMLGDTAVAVDPEDERYAHLVGKTLILPIVNREIPVIADDYVDKDFGTGCVKITPAHDPNDFEVGLRHNLEQITVMTDEAKMNEKAGKYEGMDRYECRREIIKDLDEMGLLVKIKEHDHNVGVCYRCSTVVEPRLSDQWFVKMEELAKPAIEAVKKGDTEFVPERFDKTYYHWLENIRDWCISRQLWWGHRIPAYYCADCNEVVVSKEKPEACKCGCNDLKQDEDVLDTWFSSALWPFSTLGWPENTKELEYFYPTNVLVTGYDIIFFWVVRMMFSGLKQMGDVPFKHVFVHGLVRDSQGRKMSKSLGNGIDPLEIIEQYGADALRMTLTTGNSPGNDMRFYMERVEANRNFANKLWNATRFVLMNLDKDEFNKEEVKENLNLADKWILSRMNTVVKEVTDNLEKFELGMAVQKVYDFIWSEYCDWYIELVKPRLYGEDRPSKDAALCTLVTVLKNILKLLHPFMPFITEEIWQVMPATTGSVIVAEWPTYEEGYEFTEEEKMMDTVMNAIRSIRNVRAEMNVVPSRKARVIVVADKAYDAIDAGREYFMTLASASDVVVLKEKKDIPEDAMSAVIEGAEIFLPLADLVDFEKEIERLESEKKKLEGELKRVNGKLSNEKFVGKAPAHVVEEEKAKKEKYESMMEKVLDRLESMKKKIK, from the coding sequence ATGGAAAGAAAGAACTTAGAAAAAACGTATAGTCCTCAAGACTTTGAGCAAAGAATATACGATTTTTGGATGGAAAATGATTATTTTAAGGCAGAAGCAAACGATGAAAAGGAACCTTTTACTATAGTATTGCCTCCACCTAATATTACGGGACAACTTCACATGGGTCATGCCCTTGACCACACACTACAAGATATCTTAATTCGTTTTAAGAGAATGCAAGGTTTTGAAGCTTTGTGGTTACCAGGAACTGACCATGCATCTATTGCTACAGAGGTTAAGGTTGTAGAAAAGGTTTTAAAAGAAGAAGGTAAAACTAAAGAAGAACTAGGAAGAGATGAATTCTTAAGAAGAGCATGGGATTGGAAAGAAGAATTTGGAACTAGAATAGTAAAGCAAATGAAAAAATTAGGTAACTCTTGTGACTGGTCTAAAGAGCGTTTCACTATGGATGAGGGATGTAATAAGGCCGTTACAGAAGTATTTATAAAGCTTTATGAAGAAGGTTATATCTATAGAGGAAATAGACTTATAAACTGGTGTCCAGATTGTAAGACTTCTCTTTCTGATGCAGAAGTTGAGCATGAGGAAAAAGCAGGAAGTTTTTGGCACATTAAATATCCAGTAAAGGATTCGGATGAGTTTGTAGAAATCGCTACAACTAGACCAGAAACTATGCTTGGAGATACGGCTGTGGCAGTAGATCCAGAGGATGAAAGATATGCTCACTTAGTAGGAAAGACTTTAATTTTACCAATAGTGAATAGAGAAATTCCTGTTATTGCAGATGATTATGTAGATAAGGATTTTGGAACGGGATGCGTTAAGATTACTCCTGCCCATGACCCTAATGACTTTGAAGTTGGACTTAGACATAATTTAGAGCAAATCACAGTTATGACTGACGAAGCTAAGATGAACGAAAAAGCTGGAAAATACGAAGGTATGGACAGATATGAGTGTAGACGTGAGATCATTAAAGACTTAGATGAAATGGGTTTACTTGTTAAGATAAAAGAACATGATCACAATGTAGGTGTATGTTATAGATGTTCTACAGTAGTAGAGCCAAGATTATCAGATCAATGGTTCGTTAAGATGGAAGAACTAGCTAAGCCTGCTATAGAAGCAGTTAAAAAGGGAGATACAGAGTTTGTTCCTGAGAGATTTGATAAGACTTATTATCACTGGTTAGAAAACATAAGAGACTGGTGTATTTCAAGACAATTATGGTGGGGACACAGAATTCCTGCATACTATTGTGCTGATTGTAACGAAGTTGTTGTATCTAAGGAAAAGCCAGAAGCTTGTAAGTGTGGATGCAATGATTTAAAACAAGATGAGGACGTATTAGATACTTGGTTCAGTTCTGCCTTATGGCCTTTCTCTACTCTAGGATGGCCAGAAAACACTAAGGAACTTGAATATTTCTATCCAACTAATGTATTAGTAACTGGATATGACATAATATTCTTCTGGGTAGTTAGAATGATGTTCTCTGGACTTAAGCAAATGGGAGATGTGCCATTTAAGCATGTATTTGTACATGGACTTGTTCGTGACTCTCAAGGTAGAAAGATGAGTAAGTCATTAGGAAATGGAATTGACCCACTAGAAATCATTGAACAATATGGTGCAGATGCATTAAGAATGACTTTAACTACTGGAAACAGCCCAGGAAATGATATGCGTTTCTATATGGAAAGAGTAGAAGCTAATAGAAACTTTGCTAATAAATTATGGAATGCAACTAGATTCGTATTAATGAACTTAGACAAGGACGAGTTTAATAAGGAAGAAGTTAAAGAAAACCTAAACTTAGCAGATAAGTGGATTTTATCTAGAATGAATACTGTAGTTAAGGAAGTTACAGACAATCTAGAGAAATTTGAATTAGGTATGGCAGTACAAAAGGTATATGACTTTATTTGGAGTGAATACTGTGACTGGTATATTGAATTAGTTAAGCCTAGATTATATGGAGAAGATAGACCTAGCAAAGATGCAGCATTATGTACTCTAGTTACAGTCCTAAAGAATATATTAAAGCTTCTTCACCCATTCATGCCATTTATCACTGAAGAAATTTGGCAAGTAATGCCTGCGACAACAGGTAGTGTAATAGTAGCTGAGTGGCCAACATATGAAGAAGGATATGAATTTACAGAAGAAGAAAAAATGATGGATACAGTAATGAATGCCATAAGAAGTATTAGAAATGTACGCGCTGAAATGAATGTAGTGCCATCTAGAAAGGCTAGAGTAATTGTAGTTGCTGATAAGGCATATGATGCAATTGATGCAGGACGTGAATATTTTATGACTTTAGCTAGTGCTTCTGATGTGGTAGTGTTAAAGGAAAAGAAAGATATTCCTGAAGATGCTATGAGTGCAGTTATAGAAGGTGCTGAAATCTTCTTACCTCTTGCTGATTTAGTAGATTTTGAAAAGGAAATTGAAAGATTAGAAAGTGAAAAGAAGAAATTAGAGGGTGAACTTAAGAGAGTTAATGGAAAGTTATCTAACGAAAAGTTCGTAGGAAAGGCACCAGCTCACGTAGTAGAAGAAGAAAAGGCTAAGAAAGAAAAGTATGAGTCTATGATGGAAAAAGTTTTAGATAGATTAGAAAGCATGAAGAAGAAAATTAAGTAA
- a CDS encoding carboxymuconolactone decarboxylase family protein: MNSDYEKGIKILKEMTDNEGMEGIEHVKSIFPDFEDKIVAFGYGQIYSRPNLDLKMREVVTLTTLITQGAFEQLNFHMKAALKVGLTREEILEIILQCAAYAGFPKACSALAIAGDIFKNSEI; encoded by the coding sequence ATGAACAGCGATTATGAAAAAGGAATTAAGATCTTAAAAGAAATGACAGATAATGAGGGAATGGAAGGAATAGAACATGTAAAAAGTATATTTCCTGACTTTGAGGATAAAATTGTTGCCTTTGGATATGGACAGATATATTCAAGACCAAATTTAGACTTGAAAATGAGAGAAGTTGTAACTCTAACTACTCTTATAACCCAAGGTGCATTTGAACAGTTAAATTTTCATATGAAGGCAGCTCTGAAGGTTGGTCTCACACGCGAAGAAATATTAGAAATTATTCTACAGTGTGCAGCCTATGCAGGATTTCCTAAAGCTTGTAGTGCTTTAGCTATTGCAGGTGACATTTTTAAGAATAGTGAAATTTAA
- a CDS encoding thiamine pyrophosphate-binding protein, whose translation MKSVASILVSHFKKWEINHVFGIPGSPLVPLFLELDEQNMNYMLTRHEGGSGYAAAGYAMMNRRLGVAIGTAGPGGTNLLTAAGQAKASHLPVLFITGQQPIKSIGKALGQDSTVFGTDLVKMFEPVTKFSARVERADQFQLYLKHALERAHSGVKGPVHLSLPYDVLNEQIEEFELDLPVNMCGVISSELDEFINKLHNAKRPVILAGKGVHSSLAYEEVRKLAELWNIPVMTTPGGKGTFIENHPLCLGALGLGGTEKSSEYIKEDIDLLIVIGSKLSNMSLVGICPENYPREVVHLDYDPTFIGKSLRVPTLPIIGDIKVNLQALLDKVSNKPENEFYLLNEEYEIMENKSDFYISAIKAIETIRQELPDDSIIFGDDGSHTFYAIKYFNIRKPGTFFFDDVFGAMGHAIGYSIGAQLAEDKSRIICLTGDGCTFMHGTEMSTAANYNIPVTFIIFNNGKLDMVDKGMKCIMGKAIGSTYNIPLDGKKFGESMGIRSFKCCNEFELKEALEVSNLHNETIIIEVMVDPEEMPPTMKRG comes from the coding sequence TTGAAAAGCGTAGCATCAATTTTAGTATCACATTTTAAGAAATGGGAAATTAATCATGTTTTTGGTATACCTGGAAGCCCTCTTGTTCCATTGTTTTTGGAATTAGATGAACAGAATATGAATTACATGTTAACTAGACATGAGGGTGGAAGTGGTTATGCCGCAGCAGGGTATGCAATGATGAACAGAAGATTAGGTGTAGCCATTGGAACAGCAGGTCCCGGTGGGACAAATTTATTAACCGCAGCAGGTCAAGCCAAGGCTTCTCATTTACCGGTGTTATTTATTACTGGTCAACAACCTATAAAAAGTATAGGAAAGGCTTTGGGACAGGATTCTACAGTGTTTGGTACTGATTTGGTTAAAATGTTTGAGCCAGTTACAAAGTTTAGTGCTAGAGTTGAAAGGGCTGACCAATTCCAATTGTATTTAAAACATGCACTGGAAAGAGCTCATTCTGGAGTTAAAGGGCCAGTTCATCTATCTTTACCATATGATGTGTTAAATGAACAAATAGAAGAATTTGAGCTTGATTTACCTGTTAACATGTGTGGCGTGATTTCTTCTGAATTAGATGAATTTATTAACAAGCTTCATAATGCTAAGAGACCTGTAATTTTAGCTGGTAAAGGTGTCCATTCAAGCTTAGCTTATGAAGAAGTCAGAAAACTAGCAGAACTATGGAATATACCAGTTATGACTACACCAGGGGGAAAAGGCACATTTATAGAAAATCATCCATTATGCCTTGGTGCATTAGGCCTAGGTGGTACAGAAAAATCAAGTGAATATATTAAAGAAGATATAGATTTGCTGATTGTTATTGGAAGTAAATTATCAAACATGTCACTAGTAGGTATATGTCCTGAGAACTATCCTAGAGAAGTTGTTCATTTAGATTATGATCCCACTTTTATAGGAAAATCACTAAGGGTTCCAACATTACCCATAATTGGTGATATTAAAGTAAATCTTCAAGCATTGTTGGATAAAGTTTCTAACAAACCAGAAAATGAATTTTATCTGTTAAATGAAGAGTATGAGATTATGGAGAATAAAAGTGATTTTTATATTTCAGCCATCAAAGCGATAGAAACCATAAGACAAGAGCTACCAGATGATTCGATTATTTTTGGTGATGATGGAAGTCATACATTTTATGCAATAAAATATTTTAACATAAGAAAACCTGGTACATTCTTTTTTGATGATGTATTTGGAGCAATGGGACATGCTATAGGTTACTCCATAGGAGCACAGTTAGCAGAAGATAAATCTAGAATTATTTGCTTAACTGGTGATGGGTGTACCTTCATGCATGGGACTGAAATGTCTACAGCAGCAAATTATAATATTCCTGTTACTTTTATTATATTTAATAACGGAAAATTAGATATGGTAGACAAAGGTATGAAGTGTATTATGGGAAAGGCTATAGGAAGCACATATAATATACCATTAGATGGTAAAAAGTTTGGAGAATCTATGGGAATAAGATCCTTCAAGTGTTGTAATGAATTTGAATTGAAAGAGGCTCTAGAAGTTTCAAACTTACATAATGAAACAATTATTATAGAAGTTATGGTTGATCCAGAGGAGATGCCACCAACAATGAAAAGGGGATAG